The Aeoliella mucimassa genome includes the window GAGGAATATCACCATCAAGGAAGTGGCAATCGCAGAGTGAATTTTCAAACCACCGAACAGCACGAGAGCAGGGACAATAATGAATCCACCGCCGACTCCGAACATGCCCGACAGAATACCGGTTAACAATCCCAGTAGGCTTAATAGACCAATGCATCGCGGGCCTAAGGTTGGTTGTCCGCATTCGTCGCGTTTGCACACGAAGTTCGACTGCTCTTCGTCGGTCGACTTAGCCAGCGACTTCAGCCACATCCGCACGGCCACCACCAGCATCAGCCCGCTAAATAGAATCAGCAGGGTAGTCTCCGGCAGCAATTTCGAAAGGTAACCGCCGAGAGGGGCTCCGATCATTCCCGCGAAGGCAAACAATAAACCGATGCGAAAGTTGGCTTCGCCTTGCCGCAAGCGAGTGATCGCCCCGATGGCTGCGGTGGTTCCAACTGCAGCGAGCGACACACCTACGGCTTCACGAGGCTCGAGATGCAACCCGTAAACCAACAGCGGCACAGCAAAGATTCCGCCTCCGCCGCCGGTCAGACCGAGGGCAAAGCCAATTGCGATTCCGCCAAAGATCGCCCAGCCTAGCACGGTTCACCTCCAACACACGGACATATAGCGATATTACGATATATCAAGCGAAAAAAAGGTGAGGCCATTTGCCCCACTTCGCAGTGAAAGGCATTCGTCGCTTTGCACGTCGTTGCCTCACTGGATTTATTATATCGTATACTCGCGATATATCCAGCAGTCTTTTATTGATTTTCGCCGATTTCACTTTCAAAAAACAACCTCGGGGTCAACACAACACTTAATTTTACGACTGAAACACCGGCTCTTGCATCCCATAAACAAGTGAAAGCCCGCCTCGCAGTCAACGCTAGCGAAGCGGGCTTTAGGGATTTGTTTCAGTTTCGATAACGAGGATCACCTTTCTGAGTTACGAGCGTAGAACTCGGGTTCTGTGCGCTTCGCGAGAACGTTCCGCT containing:
- a CDS encoding sulfite exporter TauE/SafE family protein, coding for MLGWAIFGGIAIGFALGLTGGGGGIFAVPLLVYGLHLEPREAVGVSLAAVGTTAAIGAITRLRQGEANFRIGLLFAFAGMIGAPLGGYLSKLLPETTLLILFSGLMLVVAVRMWLKSLAKSTDEEQSNFVCKRDECGQPTLGPRCIGLLSLLGLLTGILSGMFGVGGGFIIVPALVLFGGLKIHSAIATSLMVIFLISISGVTSYVHQGGHISWALTGLFALGGAVGMQLGSRLSRELSGPTLQRVFAIAMVAVAMFVVARSIA